The sequence CACGAAGACCTGACCGCCAGCGACCTCGTCGGCCGCTACCTGCTCGAGGGCGACAGCACGCGCTGGATGGACGGCCCGCTCACCCGCGCCGTGAAGCATGGCGCGATCTGCTATCTGGACGAGGTGGTGGAGGCGCGCAAGGACACGACCGTCCTCATCCACCCGCTCACCGACTACCGCCGCCTGCTGCCGGTGGAGAAGCTCGGCCAGGTGATCGAAGCGCGTGAGGGCTTCCTGCTCGTCATCTCCTACAACCCCGGCTACCAGAGCGCCCTTAAAGACCTGAAGCACAGCACGCGGCAGCGCTTCATCGCCATCGACTTCACCTACCCGCCGCGCGAGGTCGAGGCGCAGATCATCGAGAAGGAGTCGGGCGTCGACGCGGCCACCTCGGTGGAGCTGGCGAAGCTGGGCGAGAAGGTCCGCAACCTGCGCGAGCACGGCCTGGGCGAAGGCGTCAGCACCCGCCTGCTGATCTACGCCGGCAAGCTGATCGCCAAGGGCATTCCCGCCCGCCGCGCCTGCCAGGTGGGCGTCGTCTGGGCGCTCACCGACGACGCCGAAGTGCAGCGCAGCATCGAGGAAGTCGTTTCCTCCATCTTTGAGTAGGTGACAGGTGACAGGTTTCAGGTTACAGATGAACGCTGAAGAGCCGGCCACGGCTGCCTGGCTGCGGTTTTCTGACCCTACTGTCACCTGTCACCTGTAACCTGTCACCTATGAGAATCGGTATCGTTTCGGACATCCACTGCAATATCGCCGGGCTGGACTGCGCCCTGGCGGCGATGGGCGACGTGGACGAGCTGATCTGCGCCGGCGACGCGATCTACCAGTTCCGCTTCTCCAACGAGGTCGCGGCGCGGCTGCGCGAGCGTGACGCCCGCATCATCCAGGGCAACCATGAAGAGACGTTCTTCAGCCGCGATGGCGTGCGCGCCCAGGCCGCGCCCTGGATCCAGGCCGACCTGCGCGACTTCCTCAGCGCCCAGCCGCTCGACCTGCGCGTGCAGGTGAACGGCAAGCGGTTGCTGGTCGTGCACGGCAGCCCCTTCGATCCGCACCGCGAGTACGTCTATCCCAACAGCCCCACGCTGCGCCGCTGCGCCGAGATCGACGACGCCGAGATCGTCATCCTCGGCCACACGCACTACCAGATGGCCGAACGCGTGGGGCGTGTGCTGGTGATCAACCCCGGCTCGGCCGGCGAGCCACGCGACCCGCGCAACGACTTCCAGCTCAGCTTTGCTATCCTCGATACGCAGACGGATGAAGTGCAGTTCGGCAACTTCGCCGACCCGACGCGCGCCGTCTCCGCCAGCTCCGATATCCATATGACTGCATGGCAGCCGCAGGGCGGCACGACGGGGTATGGGTACGACCAGGCCCCGAAGGCGGGGCACGATCCATGGAACGGTTCGCTGAACGTCTAGCCAATGAGTACGACCAGATCCTGGGCGGCTATCCCGTCTCGCTGCCGCGCGACTTCCGCCAGGCGCTTGAAGAGATGACCGGCGCCTTCACCGAGCAGGAGCTGCGCCTCTGGGCGGAGGACGGCGCGGCGCTGGCGCGCCATTCGTTGCGCTCATGGGAGGCGGCGGGCGAATTCTTCCGCGCCAGCCCGGCGCTCGCCTCGCTGATGCCGTTCCCCGTGCTGCGCCGCTGGGCGGAAACGGGCCGCGAGTTGGCCGAGGAGTCGGCCTCGCTCGCCTCGTCGTACTTCAAGGCCGGCGCCGAGGGACTGGGCGGTCTCTCGATCCAGCAGATGCGCGAGTGGGCCGGGCTCGGCCGCCAGCTCTACAAGGGCAACTGGAAGTCCAGCTCGCTCGCGTCCCAGTTCTTCGAGATCAGCCCGGCGCTCTTTCAGCAGGTGAACCTGGCCGAGGCGCGGGCGCTGGCGCGCTTCATCGACACGCTCGCCTCGCGCTCGTACGAGCTGGCCGCCGCCTGCCTCGGCATCGCCCCCAAAGTGATGGGCAGCCTCGAACGCGCCGATCGCGGCTCCTTCCTCGGCTTCGCCACCGTCGTCGCCGAGACGAGCTGGGCCGACGCGCGCGTCTACTTCGAGAAGGGCCCCGGTCTGCTGCACCATGTGCACCCCGACCAGCGCACGCGCTTCCTGCTGCTTTCGTCCGCCGTGGCGCGCAAGGCGGGCCGGCAGGCGTATCCCTTTTTCGCGGAGAGCGCCAGCGCATTGGGCCAGCTCGACAACGAGCTGCACAACCGCCTGCTCACGCTCTCGGAGCTGTTGGCGCCGAAGTCGGGCGCGGCGGCGATGGAGTTCCTCAAGAGCGTGCCCGAGGTGCTGATGCGCGTCCGCTTCGATGACCTCGACGCCTGGCACGGCGAGGGGCGCAAGATCCTCGAAGCGAGCGAGGACGGTGGCCTCGCCTTCTTCAGGCTGGAATCCGGCAAGGGCGAGGAGGTGATCGAGCTGCTCTCGGCCCGCGTGGAGCTGGTGCGCGTGGGCGAGGTGCTGCGCATGTACTGCAAGGCGCTCACCGGCACCAACGTCAGCATCCAGGCCGCCGGCGCCCTGGCCGACAAGGGCGTGGGCTGGGTGAGCACCGAGCGCGCCAGCACCGACGGCACGGCGGTCTTCCTGCCGCCCGTGGTCGAAGAAGCGGGCAACAAGGGCGAGAACTTCGCCGTCTACAAGGTCTACGCCACGCACCAGGCCGGCCATTTGGAGTTCGACAGCTTCCGCATGCGCTTCGAGCGGCCAGGGGCCCTCTTCGGC is a genomic window of Dehalococcoidia bacterium containing:
- a CDS encoding CbbQ/NirQ/NorQ/GpvN family protein; translation: MTTESDQIYRQYAIEEYTPEHEPYYVGVGDEIELFRAAFEQKIPVLLKGPTGCGKTRFVEYMAYKLGRPLTVMKEQGTTSTPAVNGDGPGVSVVTVACHEDLTASDLVGRYLLEGDSTRWMDGPLTRAVKHGAICYLDEVVEARKDTTVLIHPLTDYRRLLPVEKLGQVIEAREGFLLVISYNPGYQSALKDLKHSTRQRFIAIDFTYPPREVEAQIIEKESGVDAATSVELAKLGEKVRNLREHGLGEGVSTRLLIYAGKLIAKGIPARRACQVGVVWALTDDAEVQRSIEEVVSSIFE
- a CDS encoding metallophosphoesterase family protein, which gives rise to MRIGIVSDIHCNIAGLDCALAAMGDVDELICAGDAIYQFRFSNEVAARLRERDARIIQGNHEETFFSRDGVRAQAAPWIQADLRDFLSAQPLDLRVQVNGKRLLVVHGSPFDPHREYVYPNSPTLRRCAEIDDAEIVILGHTHYQMAERVGRVLVINPGSAGEPRDPRNDFQLSFAILDTQTDEVQFGNFADPTRAVSASSDIHMTAWQPQGGTTGYGYDQAPKAGHDPWNGSLNV